One genomic segment of Mesoterricola silvestris includes these proteins:
- a CDS encoding ferritin-like domain-containing protein → MTIRGIDLAALTLMDALDLAILVEDEAMERYEEFAFQMEQHRTPEAAKFFRYMIENEAKHGRDLRARRELDFRDAPSRVNAAMIWDVEAPDYDAARAFMTPRRAMEAALAAEIKAHAFFEGALASIQDPAVAALFVELRDEERQHQALVRAELDKLPPDGPLDDEDFVDPPAAVD, encoded by the coding sequence CGAGGCATTGACCTGGCCGCGCTGACCCTGATGGACGCCCTCGACCTCGCCATCCTGGTGGAGGACGAGGCCATGGAACGCTACGAGGAGTTCGCGTTCCAGATGGAGCAGCACCGCACCCCAGAAGCCGCGAAGTTCTTCCGCTACATGATCGAGAACGAGGCCAAGCACGGCCGGGACCTGCGGGCCCGCCGGGAGCTGGACTTCCGGGACGCCCCCTCCCGCGTCAACGCGGCCATGATCTGGGACGTGGAAGCCCCCGACTACGACGCCGCCCGGGCCTTCATGACCCCGCGCCGCGCCATGGAGGCCGCCCTGGCCGCCGAGATCAAGGCCCACGCCTTCTTCGAGGGGGCCCTGGCCTCCATCCAGGACCCCGCCGTGGCCGCCCTGTTCGTGGAACTGCGGGACGAGGAACGCCAGCACCAGGCCCTGGTCCGCGCCGAACTGGACAAGCTCCCCCCGGACGGCCCGCTGGATGACGAGGACTTCGTGGATCCCCCGGCGGCGGTGGACTAG
- a CDS encoding MarC family protein: protein MAPSPSSFTSALILLVLVTDPLGNIPPFIGILRQVDPARRRRVIIREVLLASAILVFFALFGQGVLRLMHLSDTSLGIAGGVILFLIALKMVFPHAEGNAESARKGEPFLVPLAIPLIAGPSSIASVLLLVSGDPARLWEWLAAIGVAMAISAVVLVFAERIAAFLGEQVTMAFERLMGLVLTAMAVEMLLSGIQKFARQVMAAA from the coding sequence ATGGCACCATCTCCCTCGTCCTTCACCTCGGCGCTCATCCTTCTTGTCCTGGTCACGGACCCCCTGGGCAACATCCCTCCCTTCATCGGGATCCTGCGGCAGGTGGATCCGGCCCGGCGCAGGCGGGTGATCATCCGGGAAGTGCTCCTGGCCTCGGCGATTCTCGTGTTCTTCGCGCTGTTCGGGCAGGGGGTGCTGCGGCTCATGCACCTGTCGGACACCTCCCTGGGCATCGCGGGTGGTGTGATCCTCTTCCTCATCGCCCTGAAGATGGTCTTTCCCCACGCCGAAGGCAACGCGGAATCCGCGCGCAAGGGGGAGCCCTTCCTGGTGCCCCTGGCCATCCCCCTCATCGCGGGGCCCAGTTCCATCGCCTCGGTGCTGCTCCTGGTCTCGGGCGATCCGGCCCGGCTCTGGGAGTGGCTCGCGGCCATCGGGGTGGCCATGGCGATCTCGGCCGTGGTGCTGGTGTTTGCCGAGCGCATCGCCGCCTTCCTGGGCGAGCAGGTGACGATGGCCTTCGAGCGGCTCATGGGACTGGTGCTGACGGCCATGGCCGTGGAAATGCTTTTGTCCGGCATCCAGAAATTCGCCAGGCAGGTGATGGCCGCGGCTTAG
- a CDS encoding alkaline phosphatase translates to MNPLVSIRRALALSALLAAVPAAAAPAGAALMPPDGARFLSHQRFDIRVEGQSSGACTAKVWIDGHQAAFTSGAQGTTTTDGISAPGWAGFNVRGTTLASPGWHTLTAEITDATGTATLTSRVQVIDPFHGGRGGRRLTRNIVIMLGDGMGVAHRTAARIVRYGVTAGDPGGRLEMDRFPGLGLVSTHSLNSIITDSAPGMACYASGNHFANSQEGVYPAHVTNPFFAPRVEYLSEYLHRVKGTALGLVTTADVEDATPAANAVHTANRNNGTGVVDQYLDESDASGKGGHGTGLKVLMGGGRRWFLPSTTLYSSRTAATGYAGLPKDVLSGWGLPSTPAAQGLANRDLIAEFKGAGFTYARTSAELQALTAGHAPDKLLGLFGYGNMNVALDKVAKRRGILPPGASSFAVDDYLAPDQPMLDEMAEAAFHVLSRHREGFVLMVEGAHIDKQSHLMDADRAIGETLEFDRAVGVARKWADRLGDTTVLVLADHECSGFSLIGALSLEGGVQALKALPSDAATLSPSQVPARQNAVGTYDLAGFPAYQILADGYPATMDIDNKMLVGFGANSDRYESWLSKPTPVIDSLLPGAFKGTGGLLGAKGYATIPELRNVDANGFFVRGQLNGEGQAVHTAADIPVSAYSSGSRAWMRFVGTQKNTDIFFKLAQAALGGDERGDYDRDDD, encoded by the coding sequence ATGAACCCCCTCGTTTCCATCCGCAGGGCCCTCGCCCTCTCCGCGCTCCTGGCCGCGGTGCCGGCGGCGGCGGCCCCCGCCGGCGCCGCGCTCATGCCCCCCGACGGGGCCCGGTTCCTCTCCCACCAGCGCTTCGATATCCGGGTGGAGGGGCAGAGCTCCGGCGCCTGCACCGCGAAGGTCTGGATCGACGGGCACCAGGCGGCCTTCACCTCGGGCGCCCAGGGCACGACCACCACGGACGGCATTTCCGCCCCGGGCTGGGCGGGCTTCAACGTGCGGGGCACCACCCTGGCCTCCCCGGGCTGGCACACCCTCACCGCGGAGATCACCGACGCCACCGGCACCGCCACCCTCACCTCCCGGGTGCAGGTCATCGATCCCTTCCACGGCGGCCGGGGCGGGCGCCGCCTCACCCGGAACATCGTCATCATGCTGGGCGACGGCATGGGCGTGGCCCACCGCACCGCGGCCCGCATCGTGCGCTACGGCGTCACGGCGGGGGATCCCGGAGGGCGGCTCGAGATGGATCGCTTCCCCGGCCTCGGCCTGGTGAGCACCCACTCCCTGAACAGCATCATCACCGATTCCGCCCCGGGCATGGCCTGCTACGCCTCGGGCAACCACTTCGCCAACAGCCAGGAGGGGGTCTACCCCGCCCACGTCACCAATCCCTTCTTCGCGCCCCGGGTGGAGTACCTTTCGGAATACCTGCACCGCGTGAAGGGCACCGCCCTGGGCCTGGTCACCACGGCCGACGTGGAGGACGCCACCCCCGCCGCCAACGCCGTCCACACCGCCAACCGCAACAACGGCACGGGCGTGGTGGACCAGTACCTGGACGAGAGCGACGCCTCCGGCAAGGGCGGCCACGGCACGGGCCTGAAGGTCCTCATGGGCGGGGGCCGGCGCTGGTTCCTGCCTTCCACGACGCTCTATTCCAGCCGCACCGCGGCCACGGGCTACGCCGGGCTGCCCAAGGACGTCCTGTCCGGATGGGGCCTGCCCTCCACGCCCGCGGCCCAGGGCCTGGCGAACCGGGATCTCATCGCCGAATTCAAGGGCGCCGGGTTCACCTATGCCCGCACCTCTGCCGAACTCCAGGCCCTCACCGCCGGCCACGCTCCGGACAAGCTGCTGGGCCTTTTCGGCTACGGCAACATGAACGTGGCCCTGGACAAGGTGGCCAAGCGCCGGGGAATCCTGCCTCCCGGGGCCTCCAGCTTCGCGGTGGACGACTACCTGGCCCCCGACCAGCCCATGCTGGACGAGATGGCCGAGGCGGCCTTCCACGTGCTTTCCCGCCACCGCGAGGGCTTCGTGCTCATGGTGGAGGGCGCCCACATCGACAAGCAGTCCCACCTGATGGACGCGGACCGCGCCATCGGCGAGACCCTGGAATTCGACCGGGCCGTGGGCGTCGCCCGCAAATGGGCGGACCGCCTGGGCGACACCACCGTGCTGGTGCTGGCGGACCACGAGTGCTCCGGCTTCAGCCTCATCGGCGCCCTGTCCCTGGAGGGCGGTGTGCAGGCCCTCAAGGCCCTGCCTTCCGATGCCGCCACCCTGTCGCCCTCCCAGGTCCCCGCGCGGCAGAACGCCGTGGGCACCTACGACCTGGCGGGCTTCCCGGCCTACCAGATCCTCGCCGACGGCTATCCCGCCACCATGGACATCGACAACAAGATGCTGGTGGGCTTCGGCGCCAACAGCGACCGCTACGAATCCTGGCTCTCCAAGCCCACCCCCGTCATCGACAGCCTCCTGCCCGGCGCGTTCAAGGGCACCGGGGGCCTGCTGGGCGCCAAGGGCTACGCGACGATCCCCGAACTGCGGAACGTGGACGCCAACGGCTTCTTCGTGCGGGGCCAGCTGAACGGCGAGGGCCAGGCCGTCCACACCGCAGCCGATATCCCGGTGTCGGCCTACAGCTCTGGCAGCCGTGCCTGGATGCGGTTCGTGGGAACCCAGAAGAACACCGACATCTTCTTCAAGCTGGCCCAGGCGGCGCTGGGGGGAGACGAGCGCGGGGACTACGACCGGGACGACGACTAG
- a CDS encoding anion permease → MSTPTPEKSGWQGAKPLQLFATVLVGCLLYFVLPRLAPVPDAKLFAGSAGAKAAAAKKDKTAKPAPDKAAKPAVDKAPAPAAEKASPSAKDLAAARMEAEVKAKVEAGLKARAEAEAKTKAEADAKAKADAEKLRREDWVRALHLFAIFVATILGIILRPLPMGAVAIIGVGLTAITGTLSIGESLSGFSEKTLWLIIVAFMFARGFIKTGLGTRIAYFFMRLLGRRTLGLAYGLAATEFCLAPVVPSNTARTAGIIMPIMRSLARAYGSNPGDGTERRMGAYLTMTCFNIDLIVSAMFLTAMAANPMAQKFAADFGVTITWSSWFVAAIVPGLVGLLVIPYVFYKLYRPGITETPEAVEMATAKLREMGRLSMSEWLMTGVFAVVLLLWVFGEKFLGMDGTTAALLGLGLLLLTGVLHWTDVLAEHNAWDVLIWTGGLIMMAGFLNKLGMIPWFSKVVGASMAGHGWIFGFLVLCLTYFYAHYFFASMTAHVGAMYAAFLGVSITLGAPPMLAALVLCFFSNLHASMTHYGTGPAAAMFGMGYVPIGTWWRLGFIVSLVNIAIWVFVGGAWWKVLGLW, encoded by the coding sequence ATGTCGACCCCTACCCCTGAAAAGAGCGGATGGCAGGGCGCCAAGCCCCTCCAGCTGTTCGCGACCGTCCTGGTCGGATGCCTCCTCTACTTCGTCCTGCCCCGGCTCGCGCCGGTTCCGGACGCCAAGCTCTTCGCGGGCTCTGCGGGGGCCAAGGCCGCCGCCGCCAAGAAGGACAAGACCGCCAAGCCCGCCCCCGACAAGGCGGCGAAGCCCGCCGTGGACAAGGCTCCCGCCCCCGCGGCCGAAAAGGCCTCCCCCTCCGCCAAGGACCTGGCCGCCGCCCGCATGGAGGCCGAGGTGAAGGCCAAGGTGGAAGCCGGACTCAAGGCCAGGGCGGAAGCCGAAGCCAAGACCAAGGCCGAGGCCGACGCCAAGGCCAAGGCGGATGCCGAGAAGCTGCGGCGGGAGGACTGGGTCCGCGCCCTGCACCTCTTCGCCATCTTCGTGGCCACCATCCTGGGCATCATCCTGCGGCCCCTGCCCATGGGCGCCGTGGCCATCATCGGCGTGGGCCTCACGGCCATCACCGGCACCCTCTCCATCGGCGAAAGCCTCAGCGGGTTCTCCGAAAAGACCCTTTGGCTGATCATCGTGGCCTTCATGTTCGCCCGGGGCTTCATCAAGACCGGCCTGGGCACCCGCATCGCCTACTTCTTCATGAGGCTCCTGGGCAGGCGGACCCTGGGCCTCGCCTACGGCCTGGCCGCCACGGAGTTCTGCCTGGCCCCCGTGGTGCCCAGCAACACGGCCCGAACCGCCGGCATCATCATGCCGATCATGCGCAGCCTGGCCCGGGCCTACGGCTCCAACCCCGGGGACGGCACCGAGCGCCGGATGGGCGCCTACCTCACCATGACCTGCTTCAACATCGACCTCATCGTCAGCGCCATGTTCCTCACCGCCATGGCGGCCAACCCCATGGCCCAGAAGTTCGCCGCCGACTTCGGCGTCACCATCACCTGGAGCAGCTGGTTCGTGGCGGCCATCGTCCCCGGCCTCGTGGGCCTCCTGGTCATCCCCTACGTCTTCTACAAGCTCTACCGGCCCGGGATCACCGAGACCCCCGAAGCCGTGGAGATGGCCACCGCCAAGCTCAGGGAGATGGGCCGCCTGTCCATGTCCGAGTGGCTCATGACGGGCGTGTTCGCCGTGGTCCTGCTCCTGTGGGTCTTCGGCGAGAAGTTCCTGGGCATGGACGGCACCACCGCCGCCCTCCTGGGCCTGGGCCTCCTGCTGCTCACCGGCGTCCTCCACTGGACCGACGTCCTGGCCGAGCACAACGCCTGGGACGTGCTCATCTGGACCGGCGGCCTCATCATGATGGCCGGCTTCCTCAACAAGCTGGGCATGATCCCCTGGTTCAGCAAGGTGGTGGGCGCCTCCATGGCCGGCCACGGATGGATCTTCGGGTTCCTGGTGCTCTGCCTCACCTACTTCTACGCCCACTACTTCTTCGCGAGCATGACCGCCCACGTGGGCGCCATGTATGCCGCCTTCCTGGGCGTGTCCATCACCCTGGGCGCCCCCCCCATGCTGGCCGCGCTGGTGCTGTGCTTCTTCTCGAACCTGCACGCCAGCATGACCCACTACGGCACCGGCCCCGCCGCGGCCATGTTCGGCATGGGCTACGTGCCCATCGGGACCTGGTGGCGCCTGGGCTTCATCGTCAGCCTCGTGAACATCGCCATCTGGGTGTTCGTGGGCGGCGCCTGGTGGAAGGTGCTGGGTCTCTGGTAG
- a CDS encoding porin, with product MNVPRILGLSTALVAGCLQAQTVDVQAELASQKARIAELEKKVAPQAAAGPIVFPEALTPYILIDLTLVGKSNATADGRTKVDMGEPFFSGNRWGLKGLVKTNVDGLAVIYKLESEYFLYDGEQGKTNALFNRDAWVGISGKSFGKITIGRQNTLARDFAVIYCDPFNHAEVNYDEGGWTNNSNFKSLVYYAGAVSLGPVTGGPAQTRMDKGIVWKKMSDEGLCFGAAYNLNYEANTSVKNSTGSVALGWNARVWHVSGFYTQANNNNFTQKSMSLGGNVYVTPKLKINAGYFHYTAEQGLNHSDRTDNAYTLSGSYSLNPKWTLFAGVQTIKVDHAGMATATGAIPNAFANGANAAFYTTGSKDSYYAAVRRHLSRKIEAYVVYDYMKLHDAYKLSTSIAKDSQAEYGVGLRISAL from the coding sequence ATGAACGTCCCCCGGATCCTCGGCCTCTCCACCGCGCTCGTGGCGGGCTGCCTCCAGGCACAGACCGTCGACGTGCAGGCCGAACTGGCCTCCCAGAAGGCCCGCATCGCCGAACTGGAGAAGAAGGTCGCGCCCCAGGCCGCCGCAGGCCCCATCGTCTTTCCCGAGGCGCTCACGCCCTACATCCTCATCGACCTGACCCTGGTGGGCAAGAGCAACGCCACCGCCGACGGCCGCACAAAGGTGGACATGGGCGAGCCCTTCTTCAGCGGCAACCGGTGGGGCCTCAAGGGCCTCGTGAAGACCAACGTGGATGGCCTCGCCGTCATCTACAAGCTCGAAAGCGAGTACTTCCTCTACGACGGCGAGCAGGGCAAGACCAACGCCCTCTTCAACCGCGACGCCTGGGTGGGCATCAGCGGCAAGTCCTTCGGCAAGATCACCATCGGCCGCCAGAACACCCTGGCCCGGGATTTCGCCGTCATCTACTGCGACCCCTTCAACCACGCCGAGGTGAACTACGACGAAGGCGGCTGGACCAACAACTCCAATTTCAAGTCCCTGGTCTACTACGCCGGCGCCGTGAGCCTGGGCCCGGTCACCGGCGGCCCCGCCCAGACCCGCATGGACAAGGGCATCGTCTGGAAGAAGATGAGCGACGAGGGGCTGTGCTTCGGCGCCGCCTACAACCTCAACTACGAAGCCAACACCTCCGTGAAGAATTCCACCGGGTCCGTGGCGCTGGGCTGGAATGCCCGCGTCTGGCACGTGTCGGGGTTCTACACCCAGGCCAACAACAACAATTTCACCCAGAAGTCCATGTCCCTGGGCGGCAACGTCTACGTCACGCCCAAGCTGAAGATCAACGCCGGCTACTTCCACTACACGGCGGAGCAGGGCCTGAACCACTCCGATCGCACGGACAACGCCTACACCCTCTCCGGCTCCTATTCCCTCAACCCGAAGTGGACCCTCTTCGCCGGCGTCCAGACCATCAAGGTGGATCACGCGGGCATGGCCACCGCCACCGGCGCCATCCCCAACGCCTTCGCCAACGGCGCCAACGCCGCCTTCTACACCACGGGCAGCAAGGACTCCTACTACGCCGCCGTCCGGCGCCACCTCAGCCGGAAGATCGAGGCCTACGTGGTCTACGACTACATGAAGCTCCACGACGCCTACAAGCTCTCCACGTCCATCGCCAAGGACAGCCAGGCCGAGTACGGCGTGGGCCTGCGCATCTCCGCCCTGTAG
- a CDS encoding ABC transporter substrate-binding protein, with product MNTRILQCLLALALAAGPGRAAAGEPITLMVGGVEKIIYLPVKLAERLGYFGAEGLDVEIRSEWSGIHGADVLLVGTVQGVVGFYDHTLYLQAKGKALVNVIQFSQAPGEVELVSARMPPSVRSMADLKGCTLGVTGLGSSTQFLSRYLVLAAGLKASQVNFLPVGTGDNFIGAMTRGTIQAGMTTEPTASRLLNAGQARVLADLRTPEDTVRALGGLYPSACLYMQTAWVARHKPEVQRLVNALVKALRYIQTHTAAEIAAQIPPDFYGGDRATYVKALGRSKAIFIPDGRMPEGGPAHVLKVLRSTDKSLHGKTIDLPSTYTLEFVTAAR from the coding sequence ATGAACACCCGAATCCTGCAGTGCCTGCTCGCCCTCGCCCTGGCGGCCGGTCCGGGCCGGGCGGCCGCCGGCGAACCCATCACCCTGATGGTGGGGGGCGTCGAGAAGATCATCTACCTGCCGGTGAAGCTTGCCGAGCGGCTGGGCTACTTCGGCGCCGAGGGCCTGGACGTGGAGATCCGCAGCGAATGGTCCGGCATCCACGGGGCCGATGTCCTGCTGGTGGGCACCGTGCAGGGGGTGGTGGGCTTCTACGACCACACCCTCTACCTGCAGGCCAAGGGCAAGGCCCTGGTGAACGTCATCCAGTTCTCCCAGGCGCCGGGGGAGGTGGAGCTGGTATCGGCCCGGATGCCGCCCTCCGTGCGGTCCATGGCCGACCTGAAGGGGTGCACCCTGGGCGTGACGGGCCTGGGTTCCTCCACCCAGTTCCTGTCCCGGTACCTGGTGCTGGCCGCGGGCCTCAAGGCCAGCCAGGTGAATTTCCTGCCCGTGGGCACGGGCGACAATTTCATCGGAGCCATGACCCGGGGCACCATCCAGGCCGGCATGACCACCGAACCCACCGCGAGCCGCCTGCTCAACGCGGGCCAGGCCCGGGTCCTGGCGGATCTGCGCACCCCCGAGGACACCGTCCGCGCCCTGGGCGGCCTGTACCCCTCGGCCTGCCTCTACATGCAGACCGCCTGGGTGGCCCGGCACAAGCCCGAGGTCCAGAGGCTCGTCAACGCCCTGGTGAAGGCCCTGCGCTACATCCAGACCCACACCGCCGCGGAGATCGCCGCCCAGATCCCCCCCGACTTCTACGGGGGGGACCGGGCCACCTACGTGAAGGCCCTGGGCCGCAGCAAGGCCATCTTCATCCCCGACGGGCGCATGCCCGAAGGGGGCCCCGCCCACGTGCTCAAGGTGCTGCGCAGCACCGACAAGAGCCTCCATGGCAAGACCATCGATCTTCCCAGCACGTACACCCTGGAATTCGTCACCGCCGCCCGCTGA